Proteins encoded in a region of the Gammaproteobacteria bacterium genome:
- a CDS encoding ferredoxin--NADP reductase: MKDWIEGHVVDNIHWSKHLFSLRIEADVAPFKAGQFTSLALDIDEERIARPYSYLSAPGQQPVEFFFYTATGGVLSNALIGLQPGDRLWIKQHANGFFTLDEVPAGRDLWMLGTGTGVAPYYSIARTPEPWQRFENVVIVNAVRSRDDLQYLDLIEELKEQHGDRFQFQAFVSREQVPDTLPGRIPAAITNGSLEQAVGLELSPEHSQVMLCGNPDMVSDSIEILKRRGFRKNRRRTPGHITTENYW, from the coding sequence TTGAAAGACTGGATCGAAGGGCATGTCGTCGACAACATACACTGGAGCAAGCACCTGTTCTCCCTGCGGATCGAGGCTGATGTGGCGCCCTTCAAGGCCGGTCAATTCACCAGCCTGGCGCTGGACATCGATGAGGAACGGATCGCCCGCCCCTACTCCTATCTCAGCGCGCCTGGCCAGCAACCGGTGGAGTTTTTTTTCTACACGGCCACCGGGGGCGTACTTTCCAATGCCCTGATCGGCTTGCAACCCGGGGACCGGCTCTGGATCAAACAGCACGCCAATGGCTTTTTCACCCTCGACGAAGTACCAGCCGGACGTGACCTGTGGATGCTGGGGACCGGCACCGGGGTCGCGCCATACTATTCTATCGCCAGAACGCCGGAGCCCTGGCAGCGATTCGAAAACGTCGTCATCGTGAATGCGGTGAGATCCCGCGACGACCTGCAATACCTGGACCTGATTGAAGAACTGAAAGAACAGCACGGCGACCGGTTCCAATTCCAGGCCTTTGTCAGCCGCGAGCAGGTGCCGGACACCCTCCCTGGCAGAATTCCCGCGGCAATCACCAATGGCTCACTGGAACAGGCTGTCGGACTGGAGCTGTCGCCGGAGCACTCCCAGGTGATGCTTTGCGGCAATCCGGACATGGTGTCGGACAGCATCGAGATACTGAAACGGCGCGGCTTCAGAAAAAACCGGCGGCGCACGCCGGGTCACATTACCACCGAGAATTACTGGTAG
- a CDS encoding dicarboxylate/amino acid:cation symporter: MLTTWFETALWKRIMLALFLGLVVGMLWGEGAESIRWIGDLFVRLIRMVVVPLVFVTLVAGVVSMGDPSKLGSLGVKTLALYMVTTLLAIIIGLFLATVLQAGVGVDLSGATPDAVQEAIPLSQRLMTIVPENPFQALSEGNILAIIFFALLVGVALLTIGEKGRPIADFMDAGMEVMLKITHWVMEFAPFGVFALIAWVAGNQGLSALLDVTRLAAAVVIGCVAHVVIVHGGIMRFLLKLSPANFFRGARDAMLLAFSTSSSSATLPMSMSVAEENLGVRPVVASTVLPLGATINMDGSALYVGIVTIFATQAFGMELSLADYGIIAGATTIVSIGTAAVPGASLFLMAAVMEAIGIAPEQIALVVGFILPFDRPLDMLRTVVNVTGDLSVATAVANWEDEFDREIFDRPLKY, from the coding sequence ATGTTGACCACCTGGTTTGAAACAGCGCTCTGGAAGCGCATCATGCTGGCACTGTTCCTGGGGCTGGTCGTGGGCATGTTGTGGGGCGAGGGGGCTGAGTCCATACGCTGGATAGGTGACCTGTTCGTGCGACTGATCCGCATGGTGGTGGTGCCGCTGGTGTTTGTCACCCTGGTGGCCGGAGTCGTTTCCATGGGCGATCCTTCCAAGCTGGGGTCGCTGGGTGTTAAAACCCTCGCACTTTATATGGTTACTACTCTGCTGGCCATCATCATCGGTCTGTTCCTTGCCACGGTGTTGCAGGCGGGTGTCGGTGTGGATCTGTCCGGTGCCACCCCGGACGCGGTGCAGGAGGCGATTCCCCTGTCACAACGTCTCATGACCATCGTGCCGGAGAATCCGTTTCAGGCCCTGAGTGAAGGAAACATACTGGCGATCATCTTTTTTGCCCTGCTGGTGGGAGTCGCCCTGCTGACCATTGGTGAAAAGGGTCGACCGATAGCGGATTTCATGGACGCAGGCATGGAAGTCATGCTGAAGATCACCCACTGGGTAATGGAATTCGCCCCGTTCGGCGTCTTCGCCCTGATTGCCTGGGTGGCCGGGAACCAGGGGTTGTCGGCGCTGCTGGACGTTACCCGCCTGGCAGCTGCAGTGGTTATCGGTTGTGTGGCCCACGTGGTCATTGTCCATGGCGGCATCATGCGGTTCCTGCTCAAACTGTCGCCAGCCAATTTTTTCCGTGGCGCTCGCGACGCCATGCTGCTGGCGTTTTCCACGTCCAGCAGTTCGGCCACGCTGCCGATGTCCATGTCGGTTGCCGAGGAGAACCTGGGCGTCAGGCCGGTGGTGGCATCCACGGTGTTGCCGCTGGGGGCGACCATCAACATGGATGGCTCGGCGCTTTACGTGGGGATTGTGACTATTTTCGCCACTCAGGCTTTCGGTATGGAACTGTCCCTGGCTGACTATGGCATTATCGCCGGTGCGACAACCATCGTCTCCATAGGGACTGCCGCCGTGCCAGGTGCCTCTCTATTCCTGATGGCGGCGGTGATGGAGGCTATTGGGATCGCGCCTGAGCAGATTGCTTTGGTGGTCGGCTTCATCCTGCCGTTTGATCGTCCCCTGGACATGCTGCGCACAGTGGTCAACGTCACCGGTGACCTGAGTGTGGCCACGGCAGTGGCCAACTGGGAAGATGAGTTCGATCGCGAGATTTTCGATCGGCCGCTGAAGTACTGA
- a CDS encoding FAD-binding oxidoreductase, translated as MTVTTYLSSELKARLQSILGPAGFLTGDAIQPRNYRDWMGSRAIRPAMLLRPASTREVSELLKACHEWGQPVAPQGGLTGLVSAAAPLEGELALSLERMKRIEEIDRFTSTMTVEAGVELQTIQERAESQGLLFPLDLGARGSCTIGGNLSTNAGGNRVIRYGMARALTLGVEAVLADGTVVNGLNKLRKNNSGYDLNQLFIGSEGTLGVITRAVLKLQPKPRSQTVALCGAASFDQVAELLLYCQQHLAGDLTAFEVLWDNTYQLIATHLPEVQLPLQPQYGFYVLVEAMGSEPARDRELFVSTLNQALESGLVADCVIADTEKQIEGIWRVRDAAAEVITGAGFMHAYDVSLNVGDMGYFGDEVARRLTDQWPATVVGLFGHVGDGNVHIVVNVGPDTRQAHRQIDEVIYGLVQELQGSISAEHGIGMMKKPFLGFSRSEEEIALMRILKQSLDPKGILSPGRIF; from the coding sequence ATGACTGTCACAACGTATTTGAGCAGCGAGCTGAAAGCCAGGCTGCAGTCCATTCTTGGCCCGGCTGGTTTCCTGACCGGCGATGCGATTCAGCCGCGCAATTACCGCGACTGGATGGGCAGTCGCGCGATCCGGCCGGCAATGCTGTTACGACCAGCCAGTACCCGGGAGGTTTCGGAGCTGCTCAAGGCCTGCCATGAGTGGGGCCAGCCAGTGGCCCCCCAGGGCGGCCTGACCGGCCTGGTATCCGCGGCCGCGCCTCTGGAAGGCGAGCTGGCATTGAGCCTGGAGCGAATGAAAAGAATCGAGGAGATCGATCGCTTCACCAGCACCATGACGGTGGAAGCCGGTGTCGAGTTGCAGACCATTCAGGAACGAGCCGAGTCCCAGGGGCTGTTATTTCCCCTGGATCTAGGGGCCCGTGGCAGCTGTACCATCGGCGGCAACCTGTCCACCAATGCCGGCGGCAACCGGGTTATTCGCTACGGCATGGCCAGAGCGCTTACTCTTGGTGTCGAGGCGGTTCTGGCCGACGGCACCGTTGTCAACGGGCTGAACAAGCTGCGCAAGAACAACAGCGGTTACGACCTCAATCAACTGTTCATCGGCAGTGAAGGGACACTCGGTGTGATCACCCGCGCGGTGTTGAAGCTGCAGCCGAAACCCAGAAGCCAGACAGTGGCACTGTGTGGCGCCGCTTCCTTTGACCAGGTGGCGGAACTGCTGCTGTACTGTCAGCAGCACCTGGCGGGTGATCTGACAGCCTTCGAAGTACTCTGGGACAATACCTACCAGCTGATTGCCACGCACCTGCCGGAGGTGCAGTTACCCCTCCAGCCACAATACGGTTTTTATGTGCTGGTGGAGGCCATGGGATCGGAGCCGGCCCGGGATCGTGAGTTGTTCGTCAGCACCCTGAATCAGGCGCTGGAGAGCGGGCTGGTGGCAGACTGCGTGATTGCCGATACAGAAAAACAGATCGAGGGTATCTGGCGGGTGAGGGATGCAGCCGCCGAAGTGATAACAGGCGCGGGGTTCATGCATGCCTACGATGTCAGCCTGAATGTGGGTGACATGGGGTATTTTGGTGACGAGGTTGCTCGCAGGCTCACTGACCAGTGGCCGGCAACAGTGGTCGGCCTGTTCGGTCACGTAGGCGACGGTAATGTGCATATCGTCGTCAACGTGGGGCCTGACACACGCCAGGCCCACCGACAGATTGATGAGGTTATCTACGGGCTGGTTCAGGAGTTACAGGGGTCGATCTCGGCCGAACATGGCATTGGCATGATGAAGAAACCATTTCTTGGTTTCAGCCGCAGCGAAGAAGAAATTGCCCTGATGCGGATCCTCAAGCAAAGCCTGGATCCAAAAGGAATTCTGAGCCCGGGCCGGATATTCTGA
- a CDS encoding DUF4156 domain-containing protein, whose protein sequence is MKTTSFLILSLFLLSSCTWVRVTPEGESVRLLSQSQATNCSRLGSTTSTTSSRLLFIPRGSEKVQAELVDLARNEAGLMGGNAIVAESTVINGRQQFIVYRCP, encoded by the coding sequence ATGAAAACAACCAGTTTCCTGATTCTAAGTCTGTTCCTGCTCTCTTCCTGCACCTGGGTCAGGGTGACCCCGGAAGGCGAATCCGTGCGACTGCTGAGTCAAAGTCAGGCCACTAACTGCTCCCGACTGGGCTCCACCACCTCCACCACTTCAAGCCGCCTGCTGTTTATTCCACGCGGAAGCGAGAAGGTACAGGCTGAACTGGTGGACCTGGCCCGCAACGAGGCCGGCCTGATGGGCGGCAACGCCATCGTCGCCGAATCCACAGTAATAAACGGCCGCCAGCAGTTCATCGTGTATCGCTGCCCTTAG
- a CDS encoding nitroreductase: MLQDHGKIVATDPGMSLVEAIYGRRSVRGYLDKEVPQETLERIFEIAQQAPSNCNVQPWKAYVASGELKKKLSAEMVRLTREGIPPNPDYPYRGDFENEYRKRQVECAVALYTEMGIERGDREGRQRAVLRNFEFFDAPCMAFIGMDLSFGTTVAIDVGMWAQTLMLTMVAFGLHSCPMGTMRNYPDLVRDAFDIPDGTGILFGLAFGYEDPDVPANRTVTARDPVSANVVFRS; encoded by the coding sequence ATGTTGCAGGACCACGGAAAAATCGTTGCTACTGATCCGGGCATGAGTCTTGTTGAGGCAATCTACGGACGTCGCTCGGTGAGAGGGTATCTGGATAAGGAAGTACCACAGGAAACCCTGGAGCGGATTTTTGAGATTGCCCAGCAGGCGCCGTCGAACTGTAATGTGCAACCATGGAAAGCCTATGTGGCCAGCGGGGAGCTGAAAAAGAAGCTCAGTGCGGAGATGGTACGGTTAACCCGCGAAGGCATTCCGCCGAACCCGGATTATCCCTATCGGGGTGATTTTGAAAACGAGTACCGTAAGCGCCAGGTGGAATGCGCTGTGGCCCTGTATACGGAGATGGGTATCGAGCGCGGGGATCGGGAGGGCAGGCAACGCGCCGTGCTGCGCAACTTTGAATTTTTTGACGCTCCCTGTATGGCGTTTATCGGCATGGACCTGTCATTTGGCACTACTGTCGCGATCGATGTGGGTATGTGGGCTCAGACGCTGATGCTGACAATGGTGGCATTCGGTCTGCACAGCTGTCCCATGGGTACTATGCGAAACTACCCGGATCTGGTGCGGGACGCATTCGATATTCCGGACGGTACCGGGATTCTGTTTGGACTGGCCTTTGGCTACGAAGATCCCGATGTGCCGGCCAATCGCACGGTCACTGCACGTGACCCGGTTAGCGCGAACGTGGTATTCAGGTCATAA
- a CDS encoding SDR family oxidoreductase — MSTNKLAGKNVVIIGGTAGIGLAAAVAASEAGANVWAAGRTAANLEKARAVADGRFKVVQADTHDTAALEALFKEVGSIDHLVSAAIGGERTLKPFLEQTEEQFKAAYDKLWGYTKVVRTGAPYLAADASITLVSGSPARKIRPAQSALSCVGASVENLARCLAVEMAPVRVNIVSPGTIATAMFDWMGEEKQDKLNAMTASHLIKRPGTSEEVAEGILFVMQNGFVTGTTVDVDGGRILS, encoded by the coding sequence ATGAGTACAAACAAGCTGGCAGGTAAAAACGTTGTCATTATAGGTGGCACGGCGGGCATCGGCCTGGCGGCCGCAGTAGCGGCGAGTGAAGCAGGCGCAAATGTCTGGGCGGCGGGCCGTACGGCGGCCAATCTGGAAAAGGCGCGTGCCGTGGCCGACGGCCGTTTCAAGGTGGTTCAGGCGGACACCCATGACACGGCGGCCCTGGAGGCTCTGTTCAAAGAGGTGGGCAGTATCGATCACCTGGTCTCGGCAGCTATCGGCGGCGAGCGAACGCTCAAGCCGTTTCTGGAACAGACCGAAGAGCAGTTCAAGGCAGCCTATGACAAGTTATGGGGCTACACCAAGGTGGTCAGAACCGGTGCGCCGTACCTGGCGGCAGACGCGTCTATAACGCTGGTCAGCGGCTCCCCGGCACGGAAAATCAGGCCCGCCCAGTCGGCCCTGAGTTGTGTCGGCGCCTCGGTGGAAAACCTGGCCCGCTGCCTGGCAGTGGAAATGGCGCCGGTGCGGGTGAATATCGTTTCTCCCGGCACCATAGCCACGGCGATGTTCGACTGGATGGGAGAGGAGAAACAGGACAAGCTCAATGCCATGACGGCCAGTCACCTCATTAAGCGGCCTGGTACTTCGGAAGAGGTGGCAGAGGGGATTCTGTTTGTTATGCAGAATGGCTTTGTTACCGGGACAACTGTAGATGTTGATGGTGGCCGAATTCTGAGTTAA